One segment of Microbacterium arborescens DNA contains the following:
- a CDS encoding zinc-binding alcohol dehydrogenase family protein, with the protein MPPNTAAWLPSPRADLVVEPAAMHEPGAGEILIRSRAIAVNPLDDVKQWTGNLMYRWLGYPAVLGEDVAGEVAAVGPGVTRFAVGDRVAAYAVGMERGRRHEAEGAFQLYVVVREDLATPLPDGLPFERAVVLPLAVSTAATALFQDDQLALRSPTAQARPTGETVVVWGGSTSVGSNAIQLAVAAGYRVIAIASAHSEARVRELGAHLVVDRNEPGAVADVVAGIGRSPLVGVVAIGTGSGDAAVRIAAAGGARRVALLSPPVAFTTLPRRGGPSVAFLRTMARIGLSQLATQVRARAHGVTARFVWGSSLMSNDVGPMLWRDYLPAALAAGRHICAPDPEIVGEGLESIQHALNLLHDGVSARKLVVRL; encoded by the coding sequence ATGCCCCCGAACACCGCCGCTTGGCTCCCGTCCCCACGAGCGGATCTCGTCGTCGAACCCGCCGCGATGCATGAGCCGGGAGCGGGGGAGATCCTCATCCGCAGCCGCGCGATCGCGGTCAACCCGCTCGACGACGTCAAGCAGTGGACCGGGAACCTGATGTATCGCTGGCTCGGGTATCCCGCGGTGCTCGGCGAAGATGTCGCCGGTGAGGTGGCCGCTGTCGGGCCGGGGGTGACGCGTTTCGCCGTGGGAGACCGTGTGGCTGCGTACGCCGTCGGGATGGAGCGCGGCCGGCGCCACGAAGCCGAGGGCGCCTTCCAGCTCTACGTCGTCGTCAGAGAAGACCTGGCGACCCCGTTGCCCGACGGCCTTCCGTTCGAGCGAGCCGTGGTGCTGCCCCTCGCCGTATCGACCGCCGCCACCGCGCTCTTCCAGGACGACCAGCTCGCACTCCGCTCCCCGACGGCACAAGCGCGGCCGACGGGGGAGACCGTGGTCGTGTGGGGCGGCTCGACGAGCGTGGGGAGCAACGCAATCCAGCTGGCGGTTGCGGCGGGCTATCGCGTCATCGCCATCGCGTCAGCGCACAGCGAGGCCCGGGTGCGTGAGCTCGGTGCCCACCTCGTCGTCGATCGCAACGAGCCCGGGGCGGTCGCCGACGTCGTGGCCGGAATCGGTCGGAGCCCGCTCGTCGGCGTCGTCGCGATCGGGACGGGCTCCGGCGATGCGGCGGTGAGGATTGCGGCAGCCGGCGGAGCTCGACGCGTCGCTCTGCTGAGCCCGCCGGTCGCCTTCACGACACTCCCGCGGCGAGGCGGTCCCAGCGTGGCGTTCCTGCGCACCATGGCGAGGATCGGGCTGTCGCAACTCGCGACCCAGGTCCGAGCCCGCGCACACGGCGTCACGGCCCGATTCGTCTGGGGCAGTTCACTCATGAGCAACGACGTGGGTCCGATGCTCTGGCGGGACTACCTGCCCGCGGCTCTCGCGGCGGGCAGACACATCTGTGCGCCCGACCCGGAGATCGTCGGTGAGGGCCTGGAGAGCATTCAACACGCGCTGAACCTGCTCCACGACGGTGTTTCCGCACGGAAGCTCGTGGTCCGCCTGTAA
- the holA gene encoding DNA polymerase III subunit delta has product MPPSPRRPAARSAAKSAIRQLSWRAPEPAPIVLVAGPEEVCAERAIAGLRDYLKAEDPSLEVSDIRADDYAAGTLLGMASPSLFGEPRLVRVAGVEKCSDAFLAEALAYLENPQEGATIVLRHTGASVRGKKLLEAIRSGTGGGVEISVPAIKRDSDRFDFAAGEFKAAGKRIAPSALRTLVSAFADDLTELAAACQQLISDVPGDIGDQVVERYYGGRVETTAFAVADTAIAGRYGEALITLRHALASGADPVPLVAAIASKLRTMARVAGSREPSGALAARLGMKDWQVDRAKRDLVGWTESALATAIQAAARADAEVKGASRDPVFAVERLVTVIATRAPYGS; this is encoded by the coding sequence ATGCCGCCGAGCCCCCGCCGTCCTGCCGCCCGCAGCGCTGCGAAGTCGGCCATCAGGCAGCTCTCGTGGCGTGCCCCCGAACCGGCTCCGATCGTGCTCGTCGCGGGTCCTGAAGAGGTGTGTGCCGAGCGCGCGATCGCGGGTCTCCGCGACTACTTGAAGGCCGAAGACCCGAGTCTCGAGGTCTCCGACATCCGCGCCGACGACTACGCCGCGGGCACCCTTCTCGGCATGGCGTCGCCGTCGCTGTTCGGCGAGCCGAGGCTGGTGCGCGTCGCCGGTGTCGAGAAGTGCTCCGACGCCTTCCTCGCCGAGGCCCTCGCCTACCTCGAGAACCCGCAGGAAGGCGCCACGATCGTGCTGCGGCACACGGGCGCGAGTGTCCGCGGCAAGAAGCTGCTCGAAGCCATCCGCTCGGGTACGGGAGGCGGTGTCGAGATCTCGGTGCCGGCGATCAAGCGCGACTCCGACCGTTTCGACTTCGCCGCGGGGGAGTTCAAGGCAGCCGGCAAGCGCATCGCGCCGTCGGCCCTGCGGACCCTCGTGTCGGCGTTCGCCGACGACCTGACCGAGCTCGCTGCCGCGTGTCAGCAGCTGATCTCCGATGTGCCCGGCGACATCGGCGACCAAGTCGTCGAGCGGTACTACGGCGGCCGGGTGGAGACGACCGCTTTCGCCGTCGCCGACACCGCGATCGCAGGTCGTTACGGCGAAGCGCTCATCACGCTGCGTCATGCTCTCGCCAGCGGTGCCGATCCGGTTCCCCTCGTCGCCGCCATCGCGTCGAAGCTGCGCACCATGGCGCGCGTCGCCGGCTCGCGGGAACCATCGGGCGCACTGGCCGCCCGCCTCGGCATGAAGGACTGGCAGGTCGATCGAGCCAAGCGCGACCTCGTCGGTTGGACGGAGTCGGCCCTCGCAACCGCGATCCAGGCGGCCGCCCGCGCGGACGCAGAGGTGAAGGGTGCCTCGCGCGACCCGGTCTTCGCTGTCGAGCGGCTCGTGACCGTCATCGCGACGCGGGCACCCTACGGGTCCTGA
- the rpsT gene encoding 30S ribosomal protein S20 produces MANIKSQIKRNKTNEKARERNKAVKSALKTEVRRTREAIAAGDKAAAEKALAKATKKLDKAVSKGVIHENQAANRKSAIAKQVAAL; encoded by the coding sequence GTGGCGAACATCAAGTCGCAGATCAAGCGCAACAAGACCAACGAGAAGGCGCGCGAGCGCAACAAGGCCGTCAAGAGCGCGCTGAAGACCGAGGTGCGTCGCACCCGCGAGGCCATCGCCGCCGGCGACAAGGCCGCTGCCGAGAAGGCGCTCGCGAAGGCTACGAAGAAGCTCGACAAGGCCGTGAGCAAGGGCGTCATCCACGAGAACCAGGCTGCGAACCGCAAGTCTGCTATCGCGAAGCAGGTCGCCGCTCTCTGA
- a CDS encoding alpha/beta fold hydrolase has translation MTAQVVLVHGIRTSATMWRAQVAHLRERGIPVTALDLPGHGTRMAETFTLDGAFATIDDAVRDAAERGPVLLVGHSMGGLLSTAYVGREERPPVSAFIAASCTAIPRGFGLAVYRALALGFDRLPGRGQRITDWVLDRTLPVETRPDFGAGGYAYDAQDVALASLSVLDLLAAIRRIDVPTWFVNGQYDQLRVNERLFAKLAPDAELIVVPRTSHLVTAMRPRVFNAVLDLALATLADTGSRDAT, from the coding sequence ATGACCGCACAGGTGGTGCTTGTGCACGGGATCAGAACGTCGGCGACGATGTGGCGCGCCCAGGTCGCCCATCTTCGAGAGCGCGGCATCCCCGTCACCGCGCTCGACCTGCCCGGGCATGGTACCCGGATGGCCGAGACCTTCACGTTGGACGGCGCGTTCGCGACGATCGACGATGCGGTTCGGGATGCCGCCGAGCGCGGTCCGGTCCTGCTGGTCGGTCACTCGATGGGCGGGCTGCTCAGCACCGCCTACGTCGGGCGAGAGGAACGTCCCCCGGTGTCGGCGTTCATCGCCGCATCCTGCACCGCGATCCCCCGTGGATTCGGCCTCGCGGTGTACCGAGCCCTGGCCCTCGGGTTCGATCGCCTGCCGGGCCGTGGCCAGCGGATCACCGACTGGGTCCTCGACCGCACGCTCCCCGTCGAGACCCGGCCGGACTTCGGCGCCGGCGGCTACGCCTACGACGCGCAGGACGTCGCGCTGGCCAGCCTGTCGGTGCTCGACCTGCTCGCGGCGATCCGACGGATCGATGTGCCGACCTGGTTCGTGAACGGTCAGTACGACCAACTGCGCGTCAATGAACGGCTGTTCGCGAAGCTCGCGCCGGATGCCGAGCTGATCGTCGTCCCCCGCACCAGTCATCTCGTCACGGCGATGCGTCCTCGCGTGTTCAACGCCGTCCTCGATCTCGCGCTCGCCACCCTCGCCGATACCGGTTCACGCGACGCGACCTGA
- a CDS encoding ExeM/NucH family extracellular endonuclease, whose protein sequence is MASSAAVAIVAGGVGWAAMPASAAVSADAPVVINEIYGGGGNSGAPLNRDFIELRNTSDAAVSLDGWSVQYASATGSSWQVTTLAGATIEPGGHLLIGQALGGDAQLPGFTADIEGSIPMSGTQGKVALVRSTTALSGGSGLAHNDTVVDYVGWGNATDFAGSAAAPATSNATSVARSMDGSNSADNAADFTAGAPTPQGRVAGQPEEPGEPEQPAEPAVVSIAEIQGSGDATPLAGTTVTTEGVVTAHYATGGYNGYVIQTAGSGGAYDPDRTSSDAVFVYTRTAAVAREVALGDNVRVTGVASEFNGLTQLSVAAGAAERLDAAAVAPAPVTLAEWPRDVAAREALESMLVEVDEQFTISNTYSTGQYGEVGLATDGTPLRQPTDAARPGSAEAAAVAADNLARGVVLDDGGSINFAARDRDTGALVNGDLIPAYLSLDEPPVVGGSATLSGAYVLDYRNDTWKLNPTQFRVGDATGAGDQVLFTVDRPASPAAVGGDLSVASFNVLNYFTTLGVDDSDCDAYTDRTGDGVNVQGGCDQRGAWDADDLERQQAKIVAAINTLDASVVGLMEIEDSAALGETVDEATASLVAALNAASEPGKWAYVPSSAELPPASLRDVITNAIIYQPALVERVGDARALGTLSADGQAFGNAREPIAQTFAPAGGGEEFLLVVNHFKSKGSAGPWPGDGEDPNGQGKSNESRVRQATALSEWVPTIQGDTDAVILVGDFNSYTREDPIEVLRGAGYESAEVALGIEKSSYSFSGLAGSLDHVLMNDAARQRATGADIWNINSGEPVSFEYSRYNNHGALFYDDGPYRSSDHDPVKVGLSAGAAAPVEPIDLTLLGINDFHGRITGVTPPKPAVGETKAQPEIPGTVGFAGTIEELRAAAPDAVLLSAGDNIGASLPASSLAQDEPTIDVLNALDLRASAVGNHEFDRGFADLRDRVIPRADFTHLGANVYASGTTDPQFDEYALIESQGLTIGVIGVVTEETAALVSGAGIAGLEFGDPVEAVNRVAADLTEGSGDQADVIVALYHEGAADSASDASLDEAVADSAVFARIVNETSPEVDAIYTGHTHKLYAWSAPVPGTDRTRPIVQTGSYGEFVGKVVLSVDPASGEVVAHTQENVGQTKTPAADLIATYPRVAEVDEIVRKALADFAEIGNTPVATISADITSAYSGGSYVDGAYAGGKRDDRASESSLGNLVAESIRSNLANLPNGAQIGVTNSGGLRADLFDTQAEFGANAVAGVPDGTVTWGQAYAVLPFNNTMALVTLTGADFVRVLEQQWQRDKDGNVPSRPYLQLGLSDNVSYTYDDTRPEGSRITSVTVDGQPLDLDAEYRIGTLSFLASGSGDNFRAFAAGTDYVDTGFLDHEAWIDYLGEQQPVAPSFAKHAVRVQGVPETAAAGSMLELTVSNLDMTSLGAPQNGAVDVSLDGSVIASAPVAGGSAVVAVPLPAGLPDGAAELVLTTDATETTVTVPVRIGEPSTEPGTDPGTGTWAQVDLSTTRVEQGGFIDVRVSGLEPGQQIGATLFSEPIEVRGIPAADDSGVTSFRVAIPADFAVGAHTLRISTSGEQPLDFAITVVRAGQLAVTGAETPLGVLLAGAMLLVAGGVLAVTRRRSAMPMR, encoded by the coding sequence GTGGCCTCCAGCGCCGCCGTCGCGATCGTGGCGGGAGGTGTGGGATGGGCCGCGATGCCGGCGAGTGCCGCCGTCAGCGCCGACGCGCCCGTCGTGATCAACGAGATCTACGGCGGTGGCGGCAACAGCGGCGCCCCGCTGAATCGTGACTTCATCGAGCTGCGCAACACCTCGGATGCGGCCGTCTCGCTCGACGGCTGGAGCGTTCAGTACGCCTCCGCTACGGGCTCCAGCTGGCAGGTCACCACGCTGGCGGGCGCGACGATCGAGCCCGGCGGACATCTGCTGATCGGCCAGGCGCTCGGCGGCGATGCCCAGCTCCCGGGCTTCACCGCCGACATCGAGGGCTCCATCCCGATGAGCGGCACCCAGGGCAAGGTCGCGCTCGTGAGGTCGACGACCGCGCTCAGCGGCGGATCGGGCCTCGCCCACAACGACACAGTCGTCGACTACGTCGGCTGGGGCAACGCGACGGACTTCGCCGGCTCGGCTGCGGCACCCGCGACGTCCAACGCGACGAGCGTCGCGCGGAGCATGGACGGTAGCAATTCGGCCGACAATGCCGCGGACTTCACCGCGGGTGCGCCGACACCGCAAGGGCGCGTCGCAGGCCAGCCGGAAGAGCCCGGCGAGCCGGAGCAGCCGGCCGAGCCCGCGGTGGTCTCGATCGCCGAGATCCAGGGCTCCGGCGACGCCACTCCCCTTGCCGGCACGACCGTCACGACCGAGGGCGTCGTCACCGCGCACTACGCGACCGGCGGCTACAACGGTTACGTCATTCAGACCGCCGGTAGCGGCGGCGCCTACGACCCCGACCGCACGTCTTCGGATGCCGTTTTCGTCTACACCCGCACAGCGGCGGTGGCACGCGAGGTCGCACTCGGCGACAACGTGCGGGTGACGGGTGTCGCGAGCGAGTTCAACGGGCTCACCCAGCTCTCCGTCGCGGCCGGTGCGGCTGAGCGGCTGGACGCGGCCGCAGTAGCTCCCGCGCCGGTGACTCTCGCGGAATGGCCGCGTGACGTCGCTGCGCGCGAGGCGCTCGAGTCGATGCTCGTCGAGGTCGACGAGCAGTTCACCATCAGCAACACCTACTCGACCGGCCAGTACGGCGAGGTGGGTCTGGCGACCGATGGCACGCCGCTGCGCCAGCCGACGGATGCCGCGCGACCCGGATCTGCCGAGGCCGCGGCGGTCGCTGCCGACAACCTCGCACGTGGAGTCGTGCTCGACGACGGTGGCTCCATCAACTTCGCGGCGCGAGACCGCGATACGGGTGCGCTGGTGAACGGCGATCTGATCCCCGCGTACCTGTCGCTCGACGAGCCGCCCGTGGTCGGCGGCAGCGCGACCCTGAGCGGCGCGTACGTGCTGGACTACCGCAACGACACCTGGAAGCTGAATCCGACGCAGTTCCGCGTCGGCGACGCGACCGGCGCGGGCGACCAGGTCCTTTTCACCGTCGATCGCCCGGCCTCCCCGGCAGCGGTCGGCGGCGATCTCAGCGTGGCGTCGTTCAACGTCCTGAACTACTTCACGACATTGGGGGTCGACGACAGCGATTGTGACGCTTACACAGATCGCACCGGCGACGGCGTCAACGTGCAGGGCGGCTGCGATCAGCGCGGAGCGTGGGACGCCGATGACCTCGAGCGTCAGCAGGCGAAGATCGTCGCGGCGATCAACACCCTCGACGCCTCTGTCGTGGGTCTGATGGAGATCGAGGACTCCGCAGCGCTCGGCGAGACCGTCGACGAAGCGACGGCTTCGCTGGTCGCGGCGCTGAACGCTGCTTCGGAGCCCGGCAAGTGGGCCTATGTTCCGTCGTCGGCCGAGCTCCCGCCGGCATCCCTGCGTGACGTGATCACCAACGCGATCATCTACCAGCCGGCGCTCGTCGAACGTGTCGGCGATGCGCGCGCTCTCGGCACGCTCTCGGCGGACGGACAGGCATTCGGCAACGCACGCGAGCCGATCGCGCAGACGTTCGCGCCGGCCGGCGGGGGCGAGGAGTTCCTCCTCGTCGTGAACCACTTCAAGTCGAAGGGCTCGGCCGGACCGTGGCCGGGCGATGGCGAGGACCCGAACGGACAGGGCAAGTCCAACGAGTCGCGCGTGCGTCAGGCGACCGCGCTCAGCGAGTGGGTCCCGACCATCCAGGGCGACACCGACGCCGTCATCCTCGTGGGCGACTTCAACTCGTACACCCGCGAAGACCCCATCGAGGTGCTGCGAGGCGCAGGTTACGAATCGGCCGAGGTCGCTCTCGGCATCGAGAAGTCGAGCTATTCCTTTTCGGGCCTCGCGGGTTCACTCGACCATGTTCTGATGAACGACGCGGCACGCCAGCGCGCGACCGGCGCCGACATCTGGAACATCAACTCGGGTGAGCCCGTCTCGTTCGAGTACAGCCGTTACAACAATCACGGCGCCCTGTTCTATGACGACGGCCCCTACCGCTCGTCCGACCACGACCCGGTCAAGGTCGGTCTTTCGGCGGGAGCCGCTGCCCCTGTCGAGCCGATCGATCTGACGCTGCTCGGGATCAACGACTTCCACGGCCGCATCACCGGCGTCACGCCGCCCAAGCCCGCGGTCGGCGAGACCAAGGCGCAGCCGGAGATCCCCGGAACCGTCGGCTTCGCCGGGACGATCGAGGAGCTGCGAGCCGCGGCTCCCGACGCCGTGCTCCTGTCGGCCGGTGACAACATCGGGGCCTCGCTCCCGGCGTCGTCGCTGGCGCAGGACGAGCCGACGATCGACGTGCTGAACGCTCTCGACCTGCGGGCGAGCGCCGTGGGCAACCACGAGTTCGACCGCGGCTTCGCCGACCTGCGCGACCGCGTCATCCCGCGTGCCGACTTCACCCACCTCGGGGCGAACGTCTACGCCAGTGGCACGACCGACCCGCAGTTCGACGAGTACGCGCTCATCGAATCGCAGGGCCTCACGATCGGCGTCATCGGCGTCGTGACCGAGGAGACCGCGGCGCTGGTGAGCGGCGCGGGCATCGCCGGGCTCGAGTTCGGCGACCCGGTCGAGGCGGTCAACCGCGTCGCGGCCGACCTCACCGAAGGCTCGGGTGATCAGGCCGACGTCATCGTCGCGCTCTACCACGAGGGTGCGGCCGACAGCGCGTCGGACGCGAGCCTCGACGAGGCCGTGGCCGACAGTGCGGTCTTCGCTCGCATCGTCAACGAGACCTCCCCCGAGGTCGATGCCATCTACACCGGTCACACGCACAAGCTGTACGCGTGGTCGGCGCCGGTCCCGGGAACGGATCGGACGCGTCCGATCGTGCAGACCGGCTCGTACGGGGAGTTCGTCGGCAAGGTCGTCCTCTCGGTCGATCCGGCGAGCGGCGAGGTCGTCGCTCACACGCAGGAGAACGTGGGACAGACGAAGACTCCCGCCGCCGACCTGATCGCGACCTACCCGCGGGTGGCCGAGGTCGACGAGATCGTCCGGAAGGCGCTCGCGGACTTCGCCGAGATCGGCAACACGCCGGTCGCGACGATCTCCGCCGACATCACCAGCGCGTACTCGGGCGGCTCGTATGTCGATGGCGCCTACGCCGGCGGCAAGCGCGACGATCGGGCGTCGGAGTCCTCGCTCGGCAACCTCGTCGCCGAGTCGATCCGCTCGAACCTCGCGAACCTGCCGAACGGCGCGCAGATCGGAGTGACGAACTCAGGCGGCCTCCGGGCCGACCTGTTCGACACGCAGGCCGAGTTCGGCGCCAACGCGGTCGCGGGGGTACCGGACGGCACGGTCACTTGGGGTCAGGCGTATGCGGTGCTTCCCTTCAACAACACGATGGCCTTGGTGACGCTCACCGGCGCCGACTTCGTGCGTGTGCTCGAGCAGCAGTGGCAGCGTGACAAGGACGGCAACGTGCCGTCGCGCCCCTACCTGCAGCTGGGCCTGTCGGACAACGTGTCGTACACCTACGACGACACGCGTCCGGAGGGTAGTCGGATCACGTCGGTCACGGTCGACGGGCAGCCGCTCGACCTCGACGCGGAGTACCGCATCGGCACGCTCTCGTTCCTCGCGTCCGGCTCGGGAGACAACTTCCGCGCGTTCGCTGCGGGCACCGACTACGTCGACACCGGCTTCCTCGACCACGAGGCCTGGATCGACTACCTCGGCGAGCAGCAGCCGGTCGCGCCGTCGTTCGCGAAGCACGCCGTCCGCGTCCAGGGAGTCCCCGAGACCGCGGCTGCGGGCTCGATGCTCGAGCTCACCGTGTCGAACCTCGACATGACGAGCCTCGGCGCGCCTCAGAATGGCGCGGTGGATGTCTCGCTCGACGGCTCGGTCATCGCGTCGGCACCCGTGGCGGGCGGGAGCGCGGTCGTGGCGGTACCGCTGCCGGCGGGCCTCCCCGACGGCGCTGCGGAGCTGGTCCTGACGACGGATGCCACGGAGACGACCGTCACCGTCCCCGTTCGGATCGGCGAGCCGAGCACCGAGCCGGGGACCGACCCCGGCACCGGGACCTGGGCGCAGGTCGACCTGTCCACGACCCGAGTCGAGCAGGGCGGATTCATCGATGTGCGGGTGTCGGGTCTCGAGCCCGGGCAGCAGATCGGTGCGACGCTGTTCAGCGAACCGATCGAGGTTCGCGGCATCCCGGCCGCCGACGACTCCGGTGTGACCTCGTTCCGGGTGGCGATCCCTGCGGACTTCGCCGTGGGAGCCCACACGCTGCGGATCTCGACATCCGGCGAGCAGCCGCTCGACTTCGCGATCACCGTCGTGCGTGCGGGGCAGCTCGCGGTGACCGGCGCCGAGACGCCGCTCGGCGTGCTCCTCGCCGGTGCGATGCTCCTCGTGGCGGGTGGCGTGCTCGCGGTCACGCGTCGACGCAGCGCGATGCCGATGCGATGA
- the lepA gene encoding translation elongation factor 4 translates to MSPRALQPLAPAATPPELIRNFCIIAHIDHGKSTLADRMLQITGVVADRDMRAQYLDRMDIERERGITIKSQAVRMPWSKDSGTFALNMIDTPGHVDFTYEVSRSLAACEGAILLVDAAQGIEAQTLANLYLALENDLQIIPVLNKIDLPAADPEKYAAELANLIGGDPEDVLRVSGKTGMGVEELLDRIVDRIPAPVGDPDAPARAMIFDSVYDAYRGVVTYVRMVDGKLEPRERIQMMSTRATHELLEIGVSSPEPIPTKGLGVGEVGYLITGVKDVRQSKVGDTITNHRKPATEALPGYTDPKPMVFSGIYPIDGSDYGDLREALDKLKLSDASLQYEPETSVALGFGFRCGFLGLLHLEIITERLSREFGLDLITTAPSVTYEVATDTGETVVVTNPSEYPDGRVAEVSEPVVKVGILAPKDYVGTVMELCQSRRGTLLGMDYLSEDRVELRYNMPLGEIVFDFFDHLKSRTQGYASLDYEPAGSQTADLVKVDILLQGEKVDAFSSIVHREKAYAYGTMMTERLRKLIPRQQFEVPIQAAIGARIIARENIRAIRKDVLAKCYGGDITRKRKLLEKQKEGKKRMKMVGRVEVPQEAFIAALSGDVEGKDKK, encoded by the coding sequence ATGTCTCCGCGCGCACTCCAGCCGCTCGCGCCTGCCGCAACGCCGCCCGAGCTCATCCGCAACTTCTGCATCATCGCCCACATCGACCACGGCAAGTCCACGCTGGCCGATCGGATGCTGCAGATCACCGGCGTTGTCGCCGACCGCGACATGCGCGCTCAGTACCTCGACCGTATGGACATCGAGCGTGAGCGCGGCATCACGATCAAGAGCCAGGCGGTGCGGATGCCGTGGTCGAAGGACTCGGGCACGTTCGCGCTCAACATGATCGACACGCCGGGTCACGTCGACTTCACCTACGAGGTCAGCCGATCGCTCGCGGCGTGCGAGGGTGCGATCCTGCTCGTCGACGCGGCGCAGGGCATCGAGGCTCAGACCCTTGCGAACCTGTACCTCGCGCTCGAGAACGATCTGCAGATCATTCCGGTGCTGAACAAGATCGACCTTCCCGCTGCCGACCCCGAGAAGTACGCGGCCGAGCTCGCGAACCTGATCGGCGGCGACCCGGAAGACGTCCTTCGCGTGAGCGGCAAGACCGGCATGGGCGTCGAGGAGTTGCTGGATCGCATCGTCGACCGCATCCCGGCCCCCGTCGGAGACCCCGACGCTCCGGCGCGCGCCATGATCTTCGACTCGGTCTACGACGCCTACCGCGGTGTGGTCACCTACGTCCGCATGGTCGATGGCAAGCTCGAGCCCCGCGAGCGCATCCAGATGATGTCGACGCGCGCGACGCACGAGCTGCTCGAGATCGGCGTGTCGAGCCCCGAGCCGATTCCCACCAAGGGACTCGGCGTCGGCGAGGTCGGCTACCTCATCACCGGCGTGAAGGACGTCCGCCAGTCCAAGGTCGGTGACACGATCACCAATCATCGGAAGCCCGCGACGGAGGCCCTGCCGGGGTACACCGACCCGAAGCCGATGGTGTTCTCGGGCATCTACCCGATCGACGGCAGCGACTACGGCGACCTCCGCGAGGCGCTCGACAAGCTGAAGCTGTCGGACGCGTCGCTGCAGTACGAGCCCGAGACCTCCGTCGCCCTCGGTTTCGGCTTCCGATGCGGCTTCCTCGGGCTTCTCCACCTCGAGATCATCACCGAGCGCCTGTCACGCGAGTTCGGCCTCGACCTCATCACCACCGCGCCGTCGGTGACCTACGAGGTCGCGACCGACACCGGCGAGACCGTCGTGGTGACCAACCCCAGCGAGTACCCCGACGGGCGCGTCGCCGAGGTGTCGGAGCCGGTCGTCAAGGTCGGCATCCTCGCGCCGAAGGACTACGTCGGCACCGTCATGGAGCTGTGCCAGTCGCGTCGCGGCACGCTGCTGGGCATGGACTATCTGAGCGAAGACCGCGTCGAGCTGCGCTACAACATGCCGCTCGGCGAGATCGTGTTCGACTTCTTCGATCACCTCAAGTCGCGCACGCAGGGCTACGCGAGCCTCGACTACGAGCCCGCCGGATCGCAGACCGCCGACCTGGTGAAAGTCGACATCCTGCTGCAGGGCGAGAAGGTCGACGCTTTCAGCTCGATCGTCCATCGCGAGAAGGCGTACGCCTACGGCACGATGATGACCGAGCGCCTGCGCAAGCTCATCCCGCGCCAGCAGTTCGAGGTGCCGATCCAGGCCGCCATCGGCGCGCGCATCATCGCCCGCGAGAACATCCGCGCCATCCGCAAGGACGTCCTCGCCAAGTGCTACGGCGGTGACATCACCCGCAAGCGCAAGCTCCTCGAGAAGCAGAAAGAGGGCAAGAAGCGCATGAAGATGGTGGGTCGTGTCGAGGTGCCGCAGGAGGCGTTCATCGCCGCGCTGTCGGGCGACGTCGAAGGCAAGGACAAGAAGTAG
- a CDS encoding DUF1990 family protein gives MHQRRGTFRDETVDYAAVGATRAHDLMAYPPEQSIPAEDAWRIGSGQSRFDTAADLLMSWAALRGAGLRVADVRPASGPMYTGVAFDDQGNAVAPSSMDHEQRFAADGTPYVGAGTTLRVHGRVSGLNADAELRVIFVDEEPRRVAFALGTVGGSVVSGEESFLLEWRDNDEVWFVVRAFDRPTALAYRMLKGLVRRRRRLLFQGYLRAISPLYATPGA, from the coding sequence ATGCATCAGCGACGCGGGACCTTCCGAGACGAGACCGTCGACTACGCGGCGGTCGGTGCGACGCGCGCGCACGACCTGATGGCGTATCCGCCGGAGCAGAGCATCCCCGCCGAGGATGCCTGGCGCATCGGCAGCGGGCAGTCTCGGTTCGACACCGCCGCCGACCTCCTGATGTCGTGGGCGGCGCTCCGAGGCGCGGGGCTGCGGGTGGCCGATGTCCGGCCGGCCTCAGGTCCGATGTACACCGGCGTCGCGTTCGACGACCAGGGCAACGCCGTCGCGCCCAGCAGCATGGACCACGAGCAGCGCTTCGCGGCGGACGGCACTCCCTACGTGGGTGCCGGCACGACGCTGCGGGTCCATGGGCGAGTGTCGGGTCTGAACGCGGATGCCGAACTCCGCGTGATCTTCGTCGACGAGGAGCCCCGACGCGTCGCGTTCGCTCTCGGTACGGTCGGCGGTTCCGTGGTCAGCGGGGAGGAGTCTTTCCTCCTCGAGTGGCGCGACAACGACGAGGTGTGGTTCGTGGTGCGCGCGTTCGACAGGCCGACGGCGCTGGCCTACCGCATGCTCAAGGGCCTCGTCCGCCGCCGCCGCCGGCTGCTGTTCCAGGGATACCTTCGCGCGATCTCGCCGCTGTACGCGACGCCCGGCGCCTGA